In a genomic window of Saccharomyces paradoxus chromosome X, complete sequence:
- a CDS encoding uncharacterized protein (similar to YJL163C): MSNEDETTRFMSPDEMDYLLETAGINALEEMITQGDSGDSAGINFDTNETARDSSYDSIRQGSPSILSVAKSVEGEHGRKKLFWLYGLVMIICIAESISMTATIPLVMDKVAEGIADEDGYYDPVAVQTIVSGISSSTMMIAGAISIFMAGKWGELSDRIGRVCVFKYMSGIRVIGLLTHLFTLSSKMKYHKWAIVLTACIVPSFGGLFALVANGNSYVSDIVKTEHRMVTIGIMMSCIYATMGVGPMFGSFLVKWTHGNGFIPIYTSIVFVILAFIICETIMVEPRHETQMAHSQSSYTKRREKLRSQSGSDGAKNYQSVTYGKFQIMRLMDLLAPVKKLWLKPDSAGSLVPRHTVIVLVVLDILFVCGTTSCMPALVLFSTYEYKWHAVELGYFISILGIGRGVVLLVVSPVLLYALKRIYQHLNHSIDKIDIFCIRFSMIVITLSLFVMIRFGEKSSTSMVIFALLQALSAFCSPTLQSGIIKYTSKKHTGEMFGAMALVRSCVMLVIPPVLLKLYGSTVSVNPSLFMYIPFSTSIAAILLTFFLRIYKNPPLDGP, encoded by the coding sequence ATGTCAAACGAGGATGAAACAACACGTTTCATGTCTCCAGATGAGATGGACTATTTATTGGAAACGGCTGGGATCAACGCCTTGGAAGAAATGATTACTCAAGGAGACAGTGGAGACAGTGCTGGAATAAATTTTGATACTAACGAAACCGCTCGGGACAGTAGCTATGACTCTATTCGACAGGGCTCTCCCAGTATTTTGAGTGTTGCCAAGAGCGTTGAGGGGGAGCACGGACGTAAAAAACTATTTTGGCTGTATGGCCTGGTTATGATTATTTGTATTGCGGAGTCTATATCTATGACGGCTACAATACCGCTGGTGATGGACAAGGTAGCTGAAGGTATTGCAGATGAGGATGGATATTACGATCCCGTAGCCGTACAGACAATAGTCTCCGgcatttcttcttctactaTGATGATAGCAGGAGCAATCAGTATTTTCATGGCTGGCAAGTGGGGGGAATTATCCGATAGAATAGGAAGAGTGTGTGTTTTCAAATACATGAGTGGCATCAGGGTCATCGGGCTTCTTACGCACCTTTTTACCCTATCATCGAAAATGAAGTACCACAAATGGGCTATTGTTCTTACTGCGTGTATAGTCCCATCATTCGGCGGATTATTTGCGCTTGTAGCGAATGGAAATAGTTATGTCTCAGATATAGTGAAAACTGAACACAGAATGGTGACAATAGGGATAATGATGAGTTGTATATATGCTACTATGGGTGTAGGTCCAATGTTTGGATCATTTTTGGTCAAGTGGACCCACGGTAACGGGTTTATTCCTATCTACACGTCTATAGTGTTTGTCATATTGGCGTTCATAATATGTGAAACGATCATGGTGGAACCGCGCCATGAAACACAAATGGCTCACTCACAATCAAGTTATACAAAGAGGAGAGAGAAACTAAGATCACAATCGGGTTCCGACGGTGCAAAAAACTACCAATCCGTTACTTATGGAAAATTCCAAATAATGAGGTTAATGGACCTGCTCGCTCCAGTAAAGAAACTATGGCTGAAACCCGACAGTGCAGGGTCTTTAGTGCCACGGCATACCGTAATAGTACTCGTTGTACTTGATATACTATTCGTCTGCGGGACTACATCATGCATGCCAGCATTAGTTTTATTCTCTACATACGAGTACAAATGGCATGCGGTGGAACTAGGCTATTTCATATCGATACTGGGTATCGGAAGAGGCGTCGTGTTACTGGTCGTGTCGCCTGTATTACTATACGCGTTGAAGCGGATCTATCAACATTTGAATCATTCGATAGATAAGATAGATATCTTTTGCATACGCTTTTCTATGATTGTCATAACACTGAGCCTCTTTGTCATGATACGATTTGGTGAGAAAAGTTCCACGTCCATGGTGATATTCGCCCTATTACAAGCGTTGAGCGCCTTTTGTTCACCAACTTTGCAGTCTGGCATCATTAAATACACTTCTAAAAAACATACAGGCGAGATGTTCGGAGCAATGGCTTTGGTGAGATCCTGCGTTATGCTTGTCATTCCACCCGTTCTCCTTAAGCTGTACGGAAGTACCGTCTCCGTTAATCCCAGTCTGTTTATGTATATACCGTTCTCGACGAGTATTGCTGCCATCTTGTTGACATTTTTCCTAAGGATTTACAAGAACCCTCCACTGGATGGTCCTTAA
- the CIS3 gene encoding Cis3p (Mannose-containing glycoprotein constituent of the cell wall~similar to YJL158C) gives MQFKNVALAASVAALSATASAEGYTPGEPWSTLTPTGSISCGSPEYTATFGIAVQAITSKAKRDIISQIGDGQVQATQVSSAAAQATDGQVQASTTATPSSSEKASSSASKTVSTANPSSASCTSPSLKDSSCKNSGTLELTLKDGVLTDAKGRIGSIVANRQFQFDGPPPQAGAIYAAGWTITEDGYLALGDSDVFYQCLSGNFYNLYDQNVAEQCSAIHLEAVSLVDC, from the coding sequence ATGCAATTCAAAAACGTCGCCCTAGCTGCCTCCGTTGCTGCTCTATCCGCCACCGCTTCTGCCGAAGGTTACACTCCAGGTGAACCATGGTCCACCTTAACCCCAACCGGCTCCATCTCTTGCGGTTCTCCCGAATACACTGCTACCTTCGGTATCGCCGTTCAAGCAATCACCTCCAAAGCTAAGAGAGACATTATTTCTCAAATTGGTGACGGTCAAGTCCAAGCCACTCAAGTCTCTTCTGCTGCTGCTCAAGCCACCGATGGTCAAGTTCAAGCTAGTACTACCGCTACTCCAAGCAGCTCCGAAAAGGCTTCTTCCTCTGCATCTAAAACTGTCTCCACTGCCAACCCCTCCTCTGCTTCTTGCACTTCTCCATCTTTGAAAGACAGCTCATGTAAGAACTCTGGTACTTTAGAATTGACCTTGAAAGACGGTGTTTTAACTGATGCCAAGGGTAGAATTGGTTCTATTGTCGCTAACAGACAATTCCAGTTTGACGGTCCACCACCACAAGCTGGTGCCATCTACGCTGCTGGTTGGACCATCACTGAAGATGGTTACTTAGCCTTGGGTGACAGCGATGTTTTCTACCAATGTCTATCTGGTAACTTCTACAACTTATACGATCAAAACGTCGCCGAACAATGTAGCGCCATTCATTTGGAAGCTGTTTCTTTGGTTGACTGTTAA
- the TPK1 gene encoding cAMP-dependent protein kinase catalytic subunit TPK1 (cAMP-dependent protein kinase catalytic subunit~similar to YJL164C) — protein sequence MSTEEHNGGGQKSLDDRKGEESHTSETSEREITATESGNEGKSVEKEGGQVQEKPKHPHVTYYNEEQYKQFIAQARVTGGKYSLQDFQILRTLGTGSFGRVHLIRSRHNGRYYAMKVLKKEIVVRLKQVEHTNDERLMLSIVTHPFIIRMWGTFQDTQQIFMIMDYIEGGELFSLLRKSQRFPNPVAKFYAAEVCLALEYLHSKDIIYRDLKPENILLDKNGHIKITDFGFAKYVPDVTYTLCGTPDYIAPEVVSTKPYNKSIDWWSFGILIYEMLAGYTPFYDSNTMKTYEKILNAELRFPPFFNEDVKDLLSRLITRDLSQRLGNLQNGTEDVKNHPWFKEVVWEKLLSRNIETPYEPPIQQGQGDTSQFDKYPEEDINYGVQGEDPYADLFRDF from the coding sequence atGTCGACTGAAGAACATAATGGAGGTGGTCAAAAGTCTCTAGATGATAGAAAAGGTGAGGAATCACACACAAGTGAAACAAGTGAAAGGGAGATAACTGCCACAGAGAGTGGTAACGAAGGTAAGTCTGTAGAAAAAGAGGGCGGACAAGTTCAAGAGAAACCGAAACATCCACATGTGACTTATTACAACGAAGAGCAGTATAAGCAATTCATTGCACAGGCGAGGGTTACAGGCGGGAAGTACAGTTTACAAGACTTTCAGATATTAAGGACATTGGGGACGGGCTCTTTTGGTAGGGTACATCTGATCAGATCAAGACATAATGGTAGATACTACGCCATgaaggttttgaaaaaagaaattgtaGTAAGATTGAAACAGGTGGAACATACCAACGATGAGCGATTGATGCTTTCTATCGTGACACATCCGTTTATTATTAGAATGTGGGGGACTTTTCAAGATACTCAGCAAATTTTCATGATTATGGATTATATTGAAGGTGGAGAattgttttctcttttaaGGAAATCCCAAAGATTTCCTAATCCAGTTGCTAAATTTTATGCAGCAGAAGTTTGTTTAGCTTTGGAGTACTTGCATAGCAAGGACATTATTTACAGGGATTTGAAACCGGAAAATATCTTGCTTGATAAAAACGGGCATATAAAGATAACAGATTTTGGATTTGCCAAGTACGTTCCGGATGTCACATATACATTATGTGGTACTCCCGACTACATAGCACCCGAGGTCGTTAGTACCAAACCATATAATAAATCTATTGATTGGTGGAGTTTCGGCATCCTGATTTACGAAATGCTAGCCGGATACACACCATTTTACGACTCAAACACAATGAAAACgtatgaaaaaatcttgaatgCCGAATTGAGGTTTCCACCATTTTTCAACGAAGATGTCAAAGATCTGTTGAGTAGACTGATCACAAGAGACTTAAGTCAAAGACTGGGTAATTTGCAGAATGGTACAGAAGATGTTAAAAACCATCCCTGGTTCAAAGAAGTCGTCTGGGAAAAGCTATTATCTAGAAACATAGAAACACCGTATGAACCGCCTATTCAACAGGGACAAGGTGACACCTCACAGTTCGATAAGTACCCAGAGGAAGATATCAACTATGGCGTTCAAGGTGAAGACCCATATGCTGATCTATTCAGAGATTTCTAA
- the FAR1 gene encoding cyclin-dependent protein serine/threonine kinase inhibiting protein FAR1 (CDK inhibitor and nuclear anchor~similar to YJL157C) has protein sequence MKTPTRISFEKKLHTPPSGDRDIERSPPRKFLRSLSGKVFRKTPDFKKQQMPTFGYVEDSQFTPNLGLMMSKRGNIPKPLNLTKPISPPPSLKKTAGSVASGLSKTGQLSALQSPVNITSSNKYNIKATNLTTSLLRESISDSTTMCDTLSDINLTVMDEDYCTDGDSYYEEDSPTFMINLERNIKKCNSQFGPKRYIGEKCLICEESISSTFTGEKVVESTCSHTSHYNCYLMLFETLYFQGKFPECKICGEVSKPKDKDIVPEMVSKLLTGAGARGDGPSANMQQQWIDLKSARSFTGGFPQFTPQEQLIRTADISCDGFRTPQLSNSDQFEAASYLDSPFLSPPFINRMVTTDPFNLSDDEKFDNDDEINESPAEVWFSETEGGKVMVSVKFPEMQGSDDLEVLKDANHVNRQELEDREKERKKIIDQYIETNVDKGREFGSLILFDKIMYSDDGEQWVDNNLVILFSKFLVLFDYEEMNILGKIPRDQFYQVIKFNEDVLLCSLKSTNIPEIYLRFSGNCEKWLLPKWKYCLENASLEALPLCEIVSTVKELSNVDILGALGTPPNIAAAQSNNPRLPWKRLQNETPLKLILCLNLSHSGGESYRKEVLKNVHQILDELNTNDLVGIVVVGRDGSGLVGPFGTFIGMINKNWDGWTTFLDNLEVVHPDVFHDEKQRYKVTLQTCVRLASTSAYVDAYDHLGTEYAKQILVLNGSDVVDIEHDQELKNVFDQLSDCWRYEISQRRMTPTNTSIKQFLEELHTKRYLNVTLRLPQATSEQVYLGDMPAGEQKTRLIQDEHPHSSLIEIEYFDLIKQQRIHQTLEVPSL, from the coding sequence atgaagacaccaacaagaatttcatttgaaaaaaaactacaCACTCCACCAAGTGGAGATCGTGACATTGAAAGATCACCACCCAGGAAATTTTTAAGAAGTTTATCTGGTAAAGTTTTTAGAAAGACACCAGACTTTAAGAAGCAACAGATGCCCACATTTGGATATGTAGAAGACAGTCAATTCACTCCTAACCTTGGTTTGATGATGTCCAAAAGAGGAAATATACCTAAACCCTTGAATCTTACAAAACCTATATCTCCCCCACCAagtttgaagaaaacagcAGGATCAGTAGCATCTGGCCTTTCAAAAACAGGACAACTTAGCGCTTTACAATCACCAGTAAATATCACAAGCAGCAACAAATACAATATCAAAGCTACAAACCTAACAACTAGTTTACTCCGAGAGTCAATTTCTGATTCTACAACAATGTGCGATACTTTATCAGACATCAATTTAACTGTTATGGATGAAGATTATTGCACCGATGGAGATTCATACTATGAGGAAGATTCACCAACTTTCATGATTAACTTGGAAagaaacataaaaaaatgtaattCACAATTTGGTCCAAAAAGGTACATAGGTGAGAAATGCTTAATTTGTGAGGAAAGTATCAGCTCCACATTTACTGGCGAAAAAGTTGTGGAGTCTACGTGTTCACATACCAGTCATTATAACTGCTATTTGATGCTATTTGAAACTCTGTATTTTCAAGGCAAGTTTCCGGAATGTAAGATATGTGGTGAGGTGAGCAAGCCGAAGGATAAAGACATTGTTCCTGAAATGGTATCCAAACTCCTAACGGGCGCAGGCGCTCGTGGTGATGGTCCGTCAGCCAATATGCAACAACAATGGATTGACTTGAAATCGGCCAGAAGCTTCACCGGCGGATTTCCTCAGTTTACGCCACAGGAGCAGCTGATTCGTACAGCCGATATTTCATGTGATGGGTTCAGAACACCACAGTTATCGAACAGCGATCAATTTGAGGCCGCTAGCTACCTTGATAGCCCATTTTTGAGTCCACCATTTATTAATCGAATGGTAACTACAGACCCTTTTAATTTGagcgatgatgaaaaatttgacaatgatgatgaaataaaCGAAAGCCCTGCTGAAGTGTGGTTTAGTGAAACGGAAGGTGGGAAAGTGATGGTCAGCGTAAAGTTCCCAGAAATGCAGGGCAGTGATGATCTAGAAGTGCTGAAAGATGCGAATCATGTAAACCGCCAAGAGCTAGAGGACagggaaaaggaaaggaagaagataatCGACCAATATATAGAAACAAATGTGGATAAGGGTAGGGAATTCGGTAGCTTAATTTTGTTCGACAAAATAATGTATTCTGATGATGGCGAACAATGGGTAGACAATAACCTTGTAATActattttccaaatttttagtTTTGTTTGATTATGAAGAGATGAACATTCTGGGTAAGATTCCAAGAGACCAGTTTTACCAGGTaatcaaattcaatgaagaCGTGCTACTTTGCAGTTTGAAAAGCACTAATATACCTGAAATATACCTAAGATTCAGCGGAAACTGCGAGAAGTGGTTGCTCCCCAAATGGAAGTATTGCCTAGAAAATGCTTCATTGGAGGCACTGCCACTGTGTGAAATTGTTTCTACGGTGAAGGAACTCTCTAATGTGGATATATTGGGCGCTTTAGGGACACCGCCCAATATTGCAGCAGCGCAATCCAATAATCCCCGTCTACCATGGAAGAGATTACAAAATGAGACGCCACTGAAGCTTATTCTATGTTTGAATTTGTCGCATTCCGGCGGGGAATCGTATCGCAAGGAAGTTTTAAAGAACGTTCATCAAATATTGGACGAACTAAATACAAACGATTTGGTGGGCATAGTTGTTGTTGGAAGAGATGGATCCGGTCTGGTAGGCCCATTTGGCACCTTTATCGGaatgataaataaaaattggGACGGATGGACAACCTTCTTGGATAATTTAGAAGTCGTTCATCCTGACGTCTTTCACGATGAAAAGCAACGGTATAAGGTCACTCTACAAACTTGTGTAAGATTAGCGTCAACAAGCGCATACGTAGATGCATATGACCACCTTGGAACTGAGTATGCCAAGCAAATCTTAGTCCTAAATGGTAGTGACGTTGTTGATATAGAACACGATCAGGAATTGAAAAACGTCTTTGACCAGTTATCTGACTGTTGGAGATACGAAATTTCGCAACGTCGCATGACTCCCACGAATACTAGCATCAAGCAATTCTTAGAGGAATTGCATACTAAGCGCTATTTGAACGTGACTCTTCGTCTGCCACAAGCTACATCCGAGCAAGTATATTTGGGGGACATGCCCGCGGGTGAACAAAAAACACGTCTAATTCAAGATGAACACCCGCATTCCAGCTTGATAGAAATAGAATACTTTGATCTCATAAAGCAGCAAAGGATTCACCAGACCCTAGAAGTCCCAAGCCTCTAG
- the FMP33 gene encoding Fmp33p (similar to YJL161W), with protein sequence MLYTRLLRQKPKFTKFSATQPNPGPKLLLSKGNLYTNILVTTLYGTGLACLYLESNSLNKSKKQQDPRAIAKDDVVNIVHDAPNRIFKPVLDTYQEKELDLQKSDLHKVLHSLTYSDVSQFSVVWGFLIQLSSLIGNSSLGKKSILYKGSALSVVGFPPLIYMALRLRMKQLEKAGVRFE encoded by the coding sequence ATGCTATATACAAGATTATTACGTCAAAAGCCAAAATTCACCAAGTTCTCAGCCACACAGCCCAATCCCGGCCCAAAGCTTTTATTGTCGAAGGGTAATTTGTACACAAATATTTTAGTGACCACACTCTACGGGACAGGTCTGGCATGCCTATATCTAGAATCAAATAGCTTGAATAAGTCCAAAAAGCAGCAAGATCCTCGTGCGATCGCAAAAGACGACGTTGTAAATATAGTCCACGATGCTCCTAATAGGATATTCAAGCCGGTACTTGATACCTATCAGGAGAAAGAGCTGGACCTACAAAAGAGTGACCTTCATAAAGTGCTTCATTCTTTGACGTACAGTGACGTCTCCCAATTTTCGGTTGTGTGGGGGTTTCTGATTCAACTATCGAGTCTTATAGgcaattcttctttgggtAAAAAATCTATACTTTACAAGGGAAGTGCCCTCAGTGTTGTAGGATTTCCACCGTTAATTTATATGGCCCTTAGGCTTAGAATGAAGCAACTGGAAAAAGCTGGAGTGCGCTTCGAATGA
- the HSP150 gene encoding heat shock protein HSP150 (O-mannosylated heat shock protein~similar to YJL159W), protein MQYKKTLVASALAATTLAAYAPSEPWSTLTPTATYSGGITDYASTFGIAVQPFSTTSNASSAATTASSKAKRAASQIGDGQVQAATTTASVSTKTTAAAVSQIGDGQIQATTKTTAAAVSQIGDGQIQATTKTTAAAVSQIGDGQIQATTKTTAAAVSQIGDGQIQATTKTTSAKSTAAAVSQIGDGQIQATTTTLAPKSTAAAVSQIGDGQIQATTKTTAAAVSQIGDGQIQATTKTTAAAVSQIGDGQIQATTKTTAAAVSQIGDGQIQATTKTTAAAVSQIGDGQIQATTKTTAAAVSQITDGQVQATTKTTQAASQVSDGQVQATTATSATATSTSTDPVDAVSCKTSGTLEMNLKDGILTDGKGRIGSIVANRQFQFDGPPPQAGAIYAAGWSITPEGNLAIGDNDVFYQCLSGTFYNLYDEHIGSQCTPVHLEAIDLIDC, encoded by the coding sequence atgcaATACAAAAAGACTTTGGTTGCCTCTGCTTTGGCCGCTACTACATTGGCCGCTTATGCTCCATCTGAGCCATGGTCCACTTTGACCCCAACAGCAACTTACAGCGGTGGTATTACCGACTACGCCTCCACTTTCGGTATTGCCGTTCAACCATTCTCCACCACATCCAACGCATCTTCCGCAGCCACCACAGCTTCGTCTAAGGCTAAGAGAGCCGCTTCCCAAATTGGTGATGGTCAAGTCCAAGCTGCTACCACTACTGCCTCTGTCTCTACCAAGACCACTGCCGCCGCCGTTTCCCAAATCGGTGATGGTCAAATCCAAGCCACAACCAAGACAACTGCCGCCGCCGTTTCCCAAATCGGTGATGGTCAAATCCAAGCCACAACCAAGACAACTGCCGCCGCCGTTTCCCAAATCGGTGATGGTCAAATCCAAGCCACAACCAAGACTACTGCTGCTGCCGTCTCTCAAATTGGTGATGGTCAAATCCAAGCTACCACCAAGACTACCTCAGCCAAGTCCACTGCTGCTGCCGTTTCTCAAATCGGTGATGGTCAAATTCAAGCTACCACCACCACTTTAGCCCCAAAGAGCACTGCTGCTGCCGTCTCTCAAATTGGCGATGGTCAAATCCAAGCTACCACCAAGACCACTGCCGCCGCTGTTTCCCAAATCGGTGACGGTCAAATCCAAGCTACCACCAAGACTACTGCCGCCGCTGTTTCCCAAATCGGTGACGGTCAAATCCAAGCTACCACCAAGACTACTGCCGCCGCTGTTTCCCAAATCGGTGACGGTCAAATCCAAGCTACCACCAAGACTACTGCCGCCGCTGTTTCCCAAATCGGTGACGGTCAAATCCAAGCTACCACCAAGACTACTGCGGCCGCTGTTTCCCAAATAACTGACGGTCAAGTTCAAGCCACCACCAAAACTACTCAAGCAGCCAGCCAAGTAAGCGATGGTCAAGTCCAAGCTACCACTGCTACCTCCGCCACTGCTACCTCTACCTCCACTGATCCAGTCGACGCTGTCTCATGTAAGACTTCTGGTACTCTAGAAATGAACTTGAAAGACGGTATCTTGACTGACGGTAAGGGTAGAATTGGTTCTATTGTCGCTAACAGACAATTCCAGTTTGACGGTCCACCACCACAAGCTGGTGCCATCTACGCTGCCGGTTGGTCCATCACCCCAGAAGGTAACTTGGCTATCGGTGACAACGATGTCTTCTACCAATGTTTGTCCGGTACCTTCTACAACTTGTACGATGAACACATTGGTAGTCAATGTACCCCAGTCCACTTGGAAGCTATCGACTTGATAGACTGTTAA
- the PIR5 gene encoding beta-1,3-glucan linked protein (similar to YJL160C) — translation MQYKKAFLTSLLSSIVLTAYAPPEPWATLTPSSKMDGGTTEYRTSFGLAVIPFTVTEGKVKRNVISQINDGQVQVTTQKLPNPVSQIGDGQVQVTTQKVPPVVSHIVSQIGDGQLQITTAKNVVTKSTVAISSKTATVTATSTATAISQIHDGQVQVTISSISNKPEPSKGKLEPTKKSNNENVIKVQACKNPGTLAITLQGGVLTDSLGRIGSIVANRQFQFDGPPPQAGAIYAGGWSITRHGTLAIGDNDVFYQCLSGTFYNLYDQSIGGQCNPVHLQTVGLVDC, via the coding sequence ATGCAGTACAAGAAGGCATTTCTAACATCCCTATTAAGTAGTATTGTGCTAACCGCGTATGCCCCACCTGAACCGTGGGCAACTTTAACTCCAAGCTCTAAAATGGATGGTGGCACAACAGAGTACCGAACTTCATTTGGTCTCGCTGTTATACCTTTCACTGTCACTGAAGGTAAGGTCAAAAGAAACGTCATTTCACAGATTAACGACGGTCAAGTGCAAGTGACGACACAAAAATTACCTAATCCAGTTTCGCAAATAGGAGACGGTCAGGTACAAGTTACCACGCAGAAGGTGCCTCCGGTAGTGTCGCATATAGTGTCACAAATAGGTGATGGTCAATTACAAATAACTACGGCTAAAAACGTTGTAACAAAGTCCACAGTTGCTATTTCAAGTAAAACTGCAACTGTGACAGCAACTTCGACCGCAACTGCTATATCTCAGATTCATGATGGTCAAGTGCAAGTTACTATCTCGTCGATCAGTAATAAGCCTGAGCCTTCAAAGGGTAAGCTAGAGCCAACAAAGAAGtcaaacaatgaaaatgtGATCAAGGTGCAAGCCTGTAAAAATCCTGGCACCTTGGCAATAACCTTACAAGGAGGTGTTCTAACCGACTCTCTGGGTAGAATTGGATCGATCGTAGCGAATAGGCAGTTCCAGTTTGATGGTCCGCCTCCACAGGCAGGCGCTATTTATGCCGGCGGCTGGTCAATAACGAGGCACGGTACTTTAGCTATTGGTGACAATGACGTGTTTTACCAATGTTTGTCCGGTACCTTCTATAATCTTTACGATCAGTCTATCGGGGGTCAGTGTAATCCTGTTCATTTACAAACAGTTGGTCTCGTTGACTGTTGA
- the JJJ2 gene encoding Jjj2p (similar to YJL162C), translated as MSQVIEPQLDRTTYYSTLGLTSNATSSEVHKSYLKLARLLHPDKTKSDTSEELFKAVVHAHSILTDEDQKLRYDRDLKIKGLHTYQPKKYCHIFKTKAKESQGTSPVIRKSEAYRRENKPYEQQPYGFGVGKKMNSCSKSKVPIFKSFNLKSYQRNHYYSSKKEKKHGSPDIDSLFQESNGASKVRMTDTGSMDTNSQFQEIWEMLGKTANNHESYRDDPDSCLGLALSDDEEEQYYGGTSKSSSPEEEQKDSAEPKKESRNFPEENREEEMGHKQFKLPKISVSSNKSHESNLRSPFYNHEHRHYARNKFECRNQFRRSVSPIKEMPATTSTNEGWNILRDIVEKLNISNVDDRNKDPLFRRDEINDKNYNDSISIEKLSIREPKGMKRRKKDDISLEELSQSLPREKDFFVMNAINESLESINLFKKPKTAQSHAESEIFSQPEGNYTKFKPLLEQYGITIQVLDLQIPEIPELDAVTDLKTLRLNVQLFNNQCNKLKEKLYQASLQRLSADMQFSDILTESQNIMAWKTCLEFDKSLMDKMNILQERQMQVIKIFSRRCDGIV; from the coding sequence ATGTCACAGGTAATAGAACCACAATTAGATAGAACAACCTACTATTCCACATTAGGCTTAACATCGAATGCGACATCCTCCGAAGTACATAAATCATACCTAAAACTGGCCAGATTACTTCACCCAGACAAAACAAAATCTGATACGTCTGAAGAATTATTCAAAGCCGTTGTGCATGCACATTCAATTCTAACTGATGAAGATCAAAAACTTCGATATGATCGtgatttgaaaatcaaaGGCTTACACACTTACCAACCGAAGAAATACTGTCATATTTTCAAGACTAAGGCAAAAGAATCTCAAGGAACTAGCCCTGTAATCCGTAAATCAGAGGCCTATCGTAGGGAAAATAAACCGTATGAACAACAACCCTACGGTTTCGGAGTAGGCAAGAAAATGAACTCGTGTTCTAAAAGTAAGGTTCCAATATTCAAGTCATTCAATTTAAAAAGCTACCAACGAAATCACTATTATTCATCtaaaaaggagaagaaaCATGGAAGTCCAGATATTGACTCTCTATTTCAGGAAAGTAATGGAGCTTCAAAAGTAAGGATGACTGATACCGGTTCAATGGATACGAACTCTCAGTTCCAAGAAATATGGGAAATGTTAGGTAAAACTGCGAACAATCATGAATCGTACCGTGACGATCCAGATTCATGTTTAGGATTAGCATTAAGTGACGATGAGGAAGAACAGTATTATGGAGGGACATCGAAGTCTAGTAGTCCTGAGGAAGAGCAAAAAGACAGTGCAGAACcgaaaaaggaaagcaGAAATTTTCCGGAAGAGAATagggaagaagaaatgggACACAAACAGTTTAAGCTGCCCAAGATCAGTGTTTCTTCTAATAAATCCCATGAGTCGAATTTGCGGTCGCCTTTTTACAATCATGAGCATCGACATTACGCAAGAAATAAATTCGAATGCAGGAATCAATTTAGAAGGTCGGTTTCTCCTATCAAAGAGATGCCTGCAACTACTAGTACAAATGAAGGATGGAACATTTTAAGGGatattgttgaaaagcTCAATATAAGCAACGTGGACGATCGAAATAAAGACCCGTTATTTCGTAGagatgaaataaatgataaaaattaCAACGACTCAATCAGTATAGAAAAGTTATCCATTAGAGAACCTAAAGGGATGAAAAGGAGGAAAAAGGATGATATATCTTTAGAAGAATTATCCCAATCTTTGCCGagagaaaaagatttttttgtgaTGAATGCGATTAATGAGTCGTTAGAATCtatcaatcttttcaaaaagcCCAAGACCGCTCAGAGTCACGCCGAAAGTGAAATTTTCTCCCAACCAGAAGGTAATTACACAAAGTTCAAACCGCTGTTGGAACAGTATGGAATTACGATCCAGGTCCTAGATTTGCAAATACCAGAGATCCCGGAGTTAGATGCGGTGACAGATCTTAAAACATTGAGGCTTAATGTCCAGCTGTTTAATAACCAATGCAATAaactcaaagaaaaattatatcAAGCATCACTACAGCGTCTGAGCGCAGATATGCAGTTCAGCGATATATTAACCGAAAGCCAAAATATTATGGCTTGGAAAACATGTTTGGAATTTGATAAAAGTTTAATGGACAAAATGAACATCCTACAAGAAAGACAGATGCAGGTCATTAAAATCTTTTCCAGAAGATGTGACGGCATAGTATAG